Proteins encoded together in one Papio anubis isolate 15944 chromosome 3, Panubis1.0, whole genome shotgun sequence window:
- the SFRP2 gene encoding secreted frizzled-related protein 2 has protein sequence MLQGPGSLLLLVLASHCCLGSARGLFLFGQPDFSYKRSNCKPIPANLQLCHGIEYQNMRLPNLLGHETMKEVLEQAGAWIPLVMKQCHPDTKKFLCSLFAPVCLDDLDETIQPCHSLCVQVKDRCAPVMSAFGFPWPDMLECDRFPQDNDLCIPLASSDHLLPATEEAPKVCEACKNKNDDDNDIMETLCKNDFALKIKVKEITYINRDTKIILETKSKTIYKLNGVSERDLKKSVLWLKDSLQCTCEEMNDINAPYLVMGQKQGGELVITSVKRWQKGQREFKRISRSIRKLQC, from the exons ATGCTGCAGGGCCCCGGctcgctgctgctgctggtcctcGCCTCGCACTGCTGCCTGGGCTCGGCGCGCGGGCTCTTCCTCTTCGGCCAGCCCGACTTCTCCTACAAGCGCAGCAATTGCAAGCCCATCCCGGCCAACCTGCAGCTGTGCCACGGCATCGAGTACCAGAACATGCGACTGCCCAACCTGCTGGGCCACGAGACCATGAAGGAGGTGCTGGAGCAGGCCGGCGCTTGGATCCCGTTGGTCATGAAGCAGTGCCACCCGGACACCAAGAAGTTCCTATGCTCGCTCTTCGCCCCCGTCTGCCTCGACGACCTAGACGAGACCATCCAGCCGTGCCACTCGCTCTGCGTGCAGGTGAAGGACCGCTGCGCCCCGGTCATGTCCGCCTTCGGCTTCCCCTGGCCCGACATGCTCGAGTGCGACCGTTTCCCCCAAGACAACGACCTCTGCATCCCCCTCGCTAGTAGCGACCACCTCCTGCCGGCCACCGAGGAAG CTCCAAAGGTATGTGAAgcctgcaaaaataaaaatgacgaCGACAACGACATAATGGAAACACTTTGTAAAAATGATTTTG cactgaaaataaaagtgaaggagATAACCTACATCAACCGAGATACCAAAATCATCCTGGAGACCAAGAGCAAGACCATTTACAAGCTGAACGGTGTGTCCGAAAGGGACCTGAAGAAATCGGTGCTGTGGCTCAAAGACAGCTTGCAGTGCACCTGTGAGGAGATGAACGACATCAACGCGCCCTATCTGGTCATGGGACAGAAACAGGGTGGGGAGCTGGTGATCACCTCGGTGAAGCGGTGGCAGAAGGGGCAGAGAGAGTTCAAGCGCATCTCCCGCAGCATCCGCAAGCTGCAGTGCTAG